The following coding sequences lie in one Primulina huaijiensis isolate GDHJ02 chromosome 2, ASM1229523v2, whole genome shotgun sequence genomic window:
- the LOC140970982 gene encoding mitochondrial uncoupling protein 5-like, which translates to MGLKGFVEGGIASIVAGCSTHPLDLIKVRMQLQGEAPPANPVLRPALAFHPAIGAHHHHVHVPPPPRVGLVSVGLRIVQQDGPAALFSGVSATMLRQTLYSTTRMGLYEIIKKKWTDPNTNNMPLMRKLTAGLIAGGVGAVVGNPADVAMVRMQADGRLPLSQRRNYKSVVDAISQMSKNEGVSSLWRGSSLTVNRAMLVTASQLASYDQFKEMILEKGLMQDGLGTHVTASFAAGFVASVVSNPVDVIKTRVMNMKVEAGATAPPYSGAIDCAMKTVRAEGAMALYKGFIPTISRQGPFTVVLFVMLEQVRKLFKDF; encoded by the coding sequence ATGGGTTTGAAGGGATTTGTTGAAGGCGGCATCGCTTCGATTGTTGCAGGCTGCAGCACTCACCCACTCGATTTGATCAAAGTACGCATGCAGCTTCAAGGCGAGGCACCACCTGCCAACCCGGTGCTCCGCCCTGCTCTTGCGTTTCACCCCGCCATCGGAGCCCATCACCACCATGTCCATGTCCCTCCTCCACCTCGCGTGGGTCTGGTATCAGTTGGCCTCAGGATCGTTCAGCAAGACGGCCCTGCTGCATTGTTCTCCGGCGTTTCCGCCACCATGCTCCGCCAGACACTATACTCCACAACTAGAATGGGTCTCTATGAGATCATTAAGAAAAAATGGACCGACCCAAATACAAATAATATGCCTCTGATGAGAAAGCTCACCGCTGGGCTTATCGCCGGTGGCGTCGGAGCTGTCGTCGGAAACCCTGCCGACGTCGCAATGGTTCGCATGCAGGCCGACGGCCGGCTGCCCCTATCGCAGCGGCGGAACTACAAGAGCGTAGTGGACGCCATATCCCAAATGAGCAAGAACGAAGGAGTCTCTAGCCTGTGGCGAGGGTCTTCCCTCACAGTCAACCGCGCCATGCTCGTAACGGCATCGCAGCTCGCTTCATACGATCAATTCAAAGAAATGATACTGGAAAAGGGTCTGATGCAGGACGGGCTCGGAACCCATGTTACCGCCAGCTTCGCCGCCGGTTTCGTGGCGTCGGTTGTGTCAAACCCGGTGGATGTGATCAAGACCCGTGTGATGAACATGAAGGTGGAGGCAGGAGCGACGGCGCCACCTTACAGTGGTGCCATTGACTGCGCAATGAAAACAGTGAGAGCAGAAGGAGCCATGGCTTTGTACAAAGGTTTCATTCCTACGATTTCGAGACAGGGACCTTTCACTGTGGTTCTCTTTGTTATGCTGGAACAAGTCCGGAAATTGTTTAAGGATTTCTGA
- the LOC140957897 gene encoding uncharacterized protein, whose protein sequence is MRSYFVINLDLVTLFPSPVLSLRKLCPHNSFKIPQRSLKKVENQNKPTKVVVAAAATAETGGVAAAGGTTDADVTAAAMQMQVENQKKPTKVVAAAAATAETGGVAAAGATTDADVTAAARQMLKVKLNQLKTTEELMAAATAEVVAMEAVEVANTGAAEDGVAEVGASAAVRLKKLMHTFKVLKWKI, encoded by the exons ATGCGTTCATATTTCGTGATCAACCTCGATCTTGTAACTTTGTTTCCATCCCCAGTG CTTTCGCTGAGGAAGCTGTGTCCACACAACAGCTTCAAGATTCCTCAGCGGTCCCTCAAAAAA GTGGAGAACCAAAACAAACCAACCAAGGTGGTCGTGGCGGCGGCGGCTACTGCCGAAACAGGTGGTGTTGCGGCGGCTGGGGGTACAACGGATGCAGACGTTACTGCTGCAGCCATGCAGATGCAG GTGGAGAACCAAAAGAAACCAACCAAGGTGGTCGCGGCGGCGGCGGCTACTGCCGAAACAGGTGGTGTTGCGGCGGCTGGGGCTACAACGGATGCAGACGTTACTGCTGCAGCCAGGCAGATGCTG AAAGTGAAGTTGAACCAGCTGAAAACTACGGAGGAGCTTATGGCGGCGGCTACGGCGGAGGTGGTGGCTATGGAGGCGGTGGAGGTTGCAAATACGGGTGCTGCGGAGGATGGGGTGGCAGAGGTGGGTGCAAGTGCTGCCGTACGGCTGAAGAAGCTGATGCATACATTCAAAGTGCTGAAGTGGAAAATATGA
- the LOC140970984 gene encoding uncharacterized protein — translation MSNTDSMVGLRYRGLSSGMPSVSRFRSGHMPPGMNVSSVIDNLSDSEMDTCSDSEGEGYGARYSLESSPQDDKVSDGSTKHNGFLNGRGARQGIIYDDSSESITSSEMNSTPPRSNNGVLGEKKLQSVVNASGISMQPKKETLKQGFQDFRDRQQRNKSHEDDFPTAPPLMGSYEQVNIVSEKLPTSRADANSATWGSSATKVESNMSKNTKLGATEVTNPEVSVKTAAVPFQPLPARFPNFHASGLGYWYAVLSYDACVRLCLHSWARGCMEAPAFLENECALLRDAFGLKHILLQSEEELLKKESSELVSEGASVKTKKTIGKIKVQVRKVKMGMDPPTGCTFSSLKSSSSIKLESLQLRLANVKSIISSERRALKTERVAPVMNVNGSLLQQSMTYVIVGTRRYVKEVPKLLKIGLNAWRSSTTSYEMVQESYTCLLRSKSSSEEDAVRMHPGSGETRVFLPDGLGDDLIIEVRDSKGKYCGHVVLQVADIADESGERLRHCFIYREPEHEQVGKIQLHINYSTTLDENSHKCGSVAETIAYDCVLETAMKIQQFQQRNLSLHGSWRWLLAEFASYFGVSDAYTKLRYLSYVMDVATPTADCLDLVHDLLLPVVIKGKTKNTLSHQEVRILGEVSDQIEQVLTLVFENYKSLDESSLSGIMDVFRPASGEAAPALVPALRLYKLLNDILSPEVQTKLCRYFQNATKKRSKMHLAESEEFVSNNNENILMDPVALSTAYKKMKSLCLNIRNEILTDIEIHKQDLLPSFIDLPNLSSSIYSTELHSRLRAFLVACPPAGPTPPVVELVITAADFQRDLALWNISCIKGGVDAKELFHVYITLWIQDKRLALLELCKFDKVKSTGFSLQHSTTTFVDDIYTRLKEMLAEYDVIISRWPEYTFPLENAIADVEKAVVERLEKQYAEVLSPLKENAMPMKFGLKYVQKLAKGNLCPYNVSAELGAVLNSMKRMLDVLRPQIEAQLKMWVSCIPENGNMVAGESLSEVTVMIRSKFRAYVQSVTDKLVENTKLHNVTKLRKIIQNAKGGNVIESDLRHKMQPLKEMLATTINQLHNVLETQVFVIVCRGFWDRMGQDVLKFLEDRKENRYWHKASRVAATVLDDTFASQMQQLLGNALQEKDLEPPRSILEVRSMLCKDAVNHKDNNYYY, via the exons ATGTCGAATACCGATTCAATGGTTGGGTTGAGGTATCGGGGCCTCAGCTCAGGGATGCCTTCAGTGTCCAGATTTCGGAGTGGGCATATGCCTCCAGGAATGAATGTCAGTAGCGTGATCGACAACTTATCAGATTCTGAGATGGATACTTGTTCTGACTCTGAAGGCGAGGGCTATGGTGCCCGATATTCTCTGGAATCATCGCCGCAAGATGATAAGGTTTCTGATGGAAGTACGAAACATAATGGGTTTCTGAATGGGCGAGGAGCACGCCAAGGGATTATCTATGATGATTCATCAGAATCAATCACGAGCTCAGAAATGAATTCTACACCACCGAGAAGCAATAATGGGGTTTTGGGTGAGAAAAAATTGCAGTCAGTGGTTAATGCATCAGGCATCAGTATGCAGCCAAAGAAGGAGACTTTGAAACAG GGGTTCCAGGACTTCCGTGATAGACAGCAGCGGAACAAGTCACATGAGGATGATTTCCCTACCGCACCTCCATTGATGGGCTCTTATGAGCAAGTTAATATAGTTTCGGAAAAACTTCCAACGTCTAGAGCTGATGCTAACTCAGCAACATGGGGCAGTTCTGCGACCAAGGTTGAATCCAACATGTCCAAGAACACTAAATTAGGTGCTACAGAAGTTACCAATCCTGAAGTGTCGGTAAA GACTGCAGCTGTGCCTTTTCAGCCTTTGCCTGCTCGATTTCCTAATTTTCATGCGAG TGGGCTGGGTTATTGGTACGCTGTTCTCTCCTACGATGCATGTGTTCGGTTATGTCTCCATTCTTGGGCCAGGGGGTGTATGGAAGCTCCTgcatttttggaaaatgaatgTGCACTGCTGAGGGATGCATTCGG GTTAAAGCACATACTGTTACAGTCTGAAGAAGAGCTTCTGAAAAAGGAGTCTTCAGAACTTGTCAGTGAAGGAGCTTCAGTAAAGACTAAGAAAACCATTGGCAAAATCAAAGTTCAAG TACGGAAAGTGAAAATGGGAATGGACCCACCCACTGGATGCACATTTTCATCTTTAAAGTCATCCTCAAGCATTAAGTTGGAATCTTTGCAGCTTCGGCTGGCGAATGtaaaatcaatcatctcttCTGAACGGAGAGCACTGAAGACTGAACGTGTAGCCCCCGTAATGAATGTCAATGGCTCTTTATTACAACAAAGCATGACTTATGTGATTGTCGGAACACGCCGGTATGTAAAAGAAGTTCCCAAGCTCTTAAAAATTGGTTTGAATGCTTGGCGCAGCAGTACAACTTCGTACGAAATGGTACAAG AATCATATACCTGTTTGTTGAGATCCAAAAGTTCATCTGAAGAGGATGCAGTCAGAATGCATCCAGGATCTGGTGAAACTCGAGTATT CTTGCCAGATGGACTTGGAGATGATTTGATAATTGAAGTCCGCGATTCAAAGGGAAAGTATTGTGGCCATGTGGTGCTTCAGGTGGCCGATATTGCTGATGAATCG gGAGAGAGGCTTCGACATTGTTTCATATATCGTGAACCAGAGCACGAACAAGTTGGAAAAATACAGTTACACATAAACTATTCAACTACTCTTGATGAAAACAGTCACAAG TGTGGATCTGTTGCGGAAACCATTGCATATGATTGTGTGTTGGAGACTGCAATGAAAATCCAACAGTTTCAGCAAAGAAACTTGTCGCTACATGGTTCATGGCGGTGGTTGTTGGCTGAATTTGCATCTTATTTTGGTGTTTCTGATGCGTACACAAAATTAAG ATATTTGTCGTATGTTATGGATGTTGCCACACCAACTGCAGACTGTCTTGATTTAGTGCATGATTTGCTGCTACCTGTGGTAATCAAAGGCAAAACTAAGAACACATTAAGTCATCAAGAG GTCCGTATCTTAGGAGAGGTGTCCGATCAAATTGAGCAAGTTCTTACTTTGGTTTTTGAGAATTACAAGTCATTGGATGAATCATCTTTGTCGGGTATTATGGATGTATTCCGGCCTGCGTCAGGAGAGGCAGCGCCTGCTCTTGTTCCTGCTTTGAGGCTATACAAGCTTTTGAATGATATACTTTCACCAGAGGTACAGACAAAATTATGCCGATATTTTCAG AATGCTACAAAGAAGAGGTCAAAAATGCACTTGGCAGAATCAGAAGAGTTTGTCTCTAACAATAATGAAAACATATTGATGGATCCTGTGGCTCTTTCAACAGCATATAAGAAAATGAAGTCACTTTGTTTGAACATACGGAATGAGATTTTGACTGATATTGAAATCCACAAGCAGGATCTTCTTCCTAG TTTTATAGACCTTCCAAACCTTTCATCATCCATATATAGTACAGAGCTCCACAGTCGATTACGAGCATTCCTTGTAGCATGCCCTCCAGCTGGACCTACTCCTCCGGTGGTAGAACTTGTTATTACTGCCGCTGATTTTCAAAGAGATCTTGCTTTGTGGAATATTAG TTGCATCAAAGGTGGGGTCGATGCAAAAGAATTGTTTCATGTGTACATAACCCTCTGGATCCAAGATAAGCGTCTTGCTTTGCTTGAATTGTGCAAGTTTGACAAg GTAAAGTCTACCGGCTTCTCTCTGCAGCATTCCACAACAACCTTTGTAGATGATATCTATACTCGTCTAAAGGAGATGCTGGCTGAGTATGATGTCATTATCAGTCGCTGGCCAGAATATACTTTCCCATTGGAAAAT GCCATAGCAGATGTTGAGAAGGCGGTGGTAGAAAGATTGGAGAAGCAATACGCTGAAGTTTTATCCCCATTGAAAGAAAATGCTATGCCGATGAAATTTGGTCTCAAATATGTCCAGAAATTAGCTAAGGGGAATTTGTGTCCTTACAATGTCTCAGCTGAG TTGGGAGCTGTATTGAATTCCATGAAAAGGATGCTTGATGTTCTACGACCCCAAATAGAAGCACAATTGAAAATGTGGGTTTCTTGCATTCCTGAAAATGGAAATATGGTTGCTGGGGAAAGTCTCAGCGAAGTAACGGTGATGATTCGATCCAAATTCAGAGCTTATGTTCAATCGGTTACTGATAAACTTGTTGAAAAT ACAAAACTGCATAATGTGACAAAGCTGAGGAAGATTATTCAAAATGCCAAGGGAGGAAATGTTATAGAATCCGATTTACGGCATAAGATGCAGCCTTTGAAGGAGATGCTGGCAACTACGATCAATCAACTTCATAACGTACTTGAAACTCAAGTATTTGTTATAGTCTGCCGAGGATTCTGGGATCGAATGGGCCAG GATGTGCTAAAGTTTTTAGAAGACAGGAAAGAAAACCGATATTGGCACAAAGCCTCCCGAGTTGCTGCAACT GTTTTAGACGATACATTTGCTTCCCAAATGCAACAGTTACTTGGCAATGCACTACAAGAGAAAGACTTAGAACCTCCAAGATCGATTCTTGAAGTACGATCAATGCTTTGCAAAGATGCCGTGAATCACAAAGACAACAACTACTACTATTAG
- the LOC140970983 gene encoding mitochondrial uncoupling protein 5-like: MGMKGFFEGGIASIVAGCSTHPLDLIKVRMQLQGEAPPANTVLRPALAFHPAIGAHHHHVHLPPPPRVGLVSVGLRIVQQDGPAALFSGVSATMLRQTLYSTTRMGLYEIIKKKWTDPNTNNMPLMRKLTAGLIAGGVGAVVGNPADVAMVRMQADGRLPLSQRRNYKSVVDAISQMSKNEGVSSLWRGSSLTVNRAMLVTASQLASYDQFKEMILEKDLMEDGLGTHVTASFAAGFVASVVSNPVDVIKTRVMNMKVEAGAAAPPYSGSIDCAMKTVRAEGAMALYKGFIPTISRQGPFTVVLFVTLEQVRKLFKDF, from the coding sequence ATGGGTATGAAGGGATTTTTTGAAGGCGGCATCGCTTCGATTGTTGCAGGTTGCAGCACTCACCCACTCGATTTGATCAAAGTACGCATGCAGCTTCAAGGCGAGGCACCACCTGCCAACACGGTGCTCCGCCCTGCTCTTGCGTTTCACCCCGCCATCGGAGCCCATCACCACCATGTCCATCTCCCTCCTCCACCTCGCGTGGGTCTGGTATCAGTTGGCCTCAGGATCGTTCAGCAAGACGGCCCTGCTGCATTGTTCTCCGGCGTTTCCGCCACCATGCTCCGCCAGACACTATACTCCACAACTAGAATGGGTCTCTATGAGATCATTAAGAAAAAATGGACCGACCCAAATACAAATAATATGCCTCTGATGAGAAAGCTCACCGCTGGGCTTATCGCCGGTGGCGTCGGAGCTGTTGTCGGAAATCCTGCCGACGTCGCAATGGTTCGCATGCAGGCCGACGGCCGGCTCCCCCTCTCGCAGCGGCGGAACTACAAGAGCGTAGTGGACGCCATATCCCAAATGAGCAAGAACGAAGGAGTCTCTAGCCTGTGGCGAGGGTCTTCCCTCACTGTCAACCGCGCCATGCTCGTAACGGCATCGCAGCTCGCATCATACGATCAATTCAAAGAAATGATACTGGAAAAGGATTTGATGGAGGACGGGCTCGGAACCCACGTTACCGCCAGCTTCGCCGCCGGTTTCGTGGCGTCGGTTGTGTCAAACCCGGTTGATGTGATCAAGACCCGTGTGATGAACATGAAGGTGGAGGCAGGAGCGGCGGCGCCACCTTACAGTGGTTCCATTGACTGTGCAATGAAAACAGTGAGAGCAGAAGGAGCCATGGCTTTGTACAAAGGTTTCATTCCTACGATTTCGAGACAGGGACCCTTCACTGTGGTTCTCTTTGTTACGCTGGAACAAGTCCGGAAATTGTTTAAGGATTTCTGA